Below is a window of bacterium DNA.
GAATGTCAAAGCGCACCCAGTGCTCGCCGGGTGGCACCTCAGCGGCGCTCGTGACGGCCTGCGGAGCGGCGCCTGGGAGGGCATCGGCCCGCGCCATCGTCGCCACGTGCAGGGACAGGCGGAAGGGTGTGGGGCGAGTGGACTTCAGGAGCAGTTCGAGGGCACGGGGGCGCTCCCCGGCCGGGAGCACCATGGCCCGGTCACAGGTCATGGCGTGCGTATCGCCCGGGCGCACGTCCTCGCGGCCGAACAGCTCGCAGTCTGCCCGGCTGGAACACGCCAGGCGCGAGGCCTGCGGCGCCATGTTGTCGGGGTCGGGTACAGCGAGGCCAGGGATGTGCTGGTCCTGGCGGATCAGCAGGCGCTGGAGTTCGGCCAGATGCTCCTGGCCTACGGCGCGCGGTGTGGTCTGGTGGCGCAGCGCCAGGGCCGCCGCCGTTCCCGCCGCCTGTCCCAGCGCGGCCAGCGTCCCCTGGACGCGGACCGACCCCAGGGCGATGTGGGTTACGCTCACATCGCGGCCCGCCATGAGCAGGTTGTCCACGTTCGCTGAGTACAGACAGCGGAAGGGGATCGTGTAGATCGGCACGTGGGCGTTGGTATCGAAGGCGCCCTCCTCCGGCGCCGAGTAGATGCCCTGGGGGTGGTGCACATCCAGCGGCCAGCCGCCGTAGGAGATGGCGTCGGGGAAGACCTTCCCGGCCTGGCAGTCGTTCTGGGTGAGAAGGTAGTCGCCGATCAGGCGCCGTGTCTCACGCTTGGCGTCGTAGATGGGCACGGACACCAGCTCGTACTGGGCGGCCTCCGCCTTTCTCTCCCAGCGGTTCTTGATGTAATCCCAGTAGCCGTAGGTGATGCGGACCAGTTCATCGCGCGCCTGCTCGGGGTTCCACAGGTCGTCCACGTCCCCGCGGTGCTCCATCCACCAGTTGCCGCCGGCCAGGTGCTGGATCTGCCGGCCGTAGCCGGCCATGCTGTCGAAGCGCGGCGCCCAGGGCGGCGGCGTGTAGGGGCTGGGCTTGCCGGTGTCCGCAGCCCGATATGACAGCGAGGTCCCCCCCATGATGCAACCGCTCATGGTGATCGTGTCGGCCGCCGCCGGGGCCAGGCTCTCACCGAACTCGCTGCGGGCCTCACGCCCGAGGCGGAACTTCGCCCCCGCGTAGTACCCCAGCCAGCCATCGCCGGTGCAGTCTATGAACATGCGTCCGGCGTACTCGCTGGTCTCCCCGGTCAGAGCATCCACCGCGCGCACCGCGGCGATGCGCCCCGGGCTGGCGAGACGCGCCGCGACGACTCGCTGGTTGAGGCAGACGGTCAGGTTGGGTTCGGCTCCCGCCAGTTCGGCGAAGGCCCGGCTCATCTGCGGGTAGCCGAAGCGGGCCTTCAGACGGCCGGCCTCCTCGATGATGCCGCCCTCGCGGGCATTCGCGTGACAACTCGCGGCGCCGTTGATGGGCACGCCGGCCTCGGTGCTGGCGTTTCCACCCAGGACGGGGCGGTCCTGGATGAGCGCTGTCTTGGCGCCGTTACGCGCCGAGGCGATGGCGGTGCAGCACCCGGCCGCACCGGCGCCGACGACGATGACGTCCCACTCCCCGCGTAGCCGCGGCGCCAGCGACAGCCCCGTGAGCCGCCCCCGCTCGAGGGTGGTGTCATCGAGCTTCTCGGGCGGACGATAGGCAAGGTCGCGCGTCAGGAGGATGGCGTCGCAGCGGCCATAGTACCCGGTCAAGTCGTGCAGCGCGATCGTGTTGGCGCCGGCCTTCAGTTCGACCTCACCGCCGTCTTCCCACAGCCACGCTCCGCTGGGCGCCCGGCCGAAGGTGTTTGTCGCGGCAGTCCCGTTGACCAGGACCGTGAACTGGCCAGGGGAGTACTCCTGCAGCCAGTTGCGGCAGCGCACCCAGAGGCGGTAGCGGCCCCCCTTGTCCAGCGTGAAGCCCGTGGTCGCGTCGGCTACAGGCCTGCCGATGCCGTTGGCGAGCAGGTATGCGGAGCCCATGAAGGCGACGAACTGCGTGTCGAGCGTCCAGCCGCCGTAGTCTGCGAAGTCCTCCGCATCCACCCACAGGAAGCCGTCCACCACCATCTTGATCTCCCGTGGCGGCTTGCGGAATGGCGCGGGCCGTTGACCGATGGTGATGGGCTGCATGGGTGTGTCCCTCTCGCGGGCGAGCGCAGCCAGGCCGGTCTCGTAGCGGCCCTGCACCTCTGCTGCCGGCAGGGCGTGGCTGAGGAT
It encodes the following:
- a CDS encoding FAD-dependent oxidoreductase — encoded protein: MPHACWLLPLALLCVPQPQAAADLVAAWDSDQVRGDIIPDRSGLGNDLTVRYATVVKGVAGQALSFDGREGQAVCLGGAPVAVGPGLTLEAWVRLQDRVFPSYPAVIRKEGHYALRFAGNRLGFIVWQAGRPQFCTSTRTDWPVGQWLHLVGTCANGELRLYVNGSEDARASLTGPVQIEATPLQCYVGSGPGNYFFRGDVDEVRILSHALPAAEVQGRYETGLAALARERDTPMQPITIGQRPAPFRKPPREIKMVVDGFLWVDAEDFADYGGWTLDTQFVAFMGSAYLLANGIGRPVADATTGFTLDKGGRYRLWVRCRNWLQEYSPGQFTVLVNGTAATNTFGRAPSGAWLWEDGGEVELKAGANTIALHDLTGYYGRCDAILLTRDLAYRPPEKLDDTTLERGRLTGLSLAPRLRGEWDVIVVGAGAAGCCTAIASARNGAKTALIQDRPVLGGNASTEAGVPINGAASCHANAREGGIIEEAGRLKARFGYPQMSRAFAELAGAEPNLTVCLNQRVVAARLASPGRIAAVRAVDALTGETSEYAGRMFIDCTGDGWLGYYAGAKFRLGREARSEFGESLAPAAADTITMSGCIMGGTSLSYRAADTGKPSPYTPPPWAPRFDSMAGYGRQIQHLAGGNWWMEHRGDVDDLWNPEQARDELVRITYGYWDYIKNRWERKAEAAQYELVSVPIYDAKRETRRLIGDYLLTQNDCQAGKVFPDAISYGGWPLDVHHPQGIYSAPEEGAFDTNAHVPIYTIPFRCLYSANVDNLLMAGRDVSVTHIALGSVRVQGTLAALGQAAGTAAALALRHQTTPRAVGQEHLAELQRLLIRQDQHIPGLAVPDPDNMAPQASRLACSSRADCELFGREDVRPGDTHAMTCDRAMVLPAGERPRALELLLKSTRPTPFRLSLHVATMARADALPGAAPQAVTSAAEVPPGEHWVRFDIPPANEAPFLLCWLPQTEDLSWRLMKAGPGGSLRAYGDAAAGKWTPVPGQYYAVCATPPLRVPGDFAVAHLTDGLTRPTAGDPGLWASDPAQALPQWAELQFDRPVSANTVSLTFDTDVNNAFHDVALVPQCVRDYEVTGCDGREWQSLAKVAGNYQRHRVHHFAELALTKLRLTVTATNGVAAARVYEVRLYRE